The Rhododendron vialii isolate Sample 1 chromosome 3a, ASM3025357v1 nucleotide sequence AAGTTCACAAACATGCATGCTTGGAGTTTTGCTTTTGATGCTgagacttctctctctctctctctctctctctctctgtgtgtgtgtgtgtgtgttgggacCTGGTTAGtggttaatttgtttgtttgctcaTTGGATGTTCAATGCAACTTTGGGTAGTGGATTGGCTAAAAGTAGCTTTATCTTTCAGCATAGGGTTGCTCAGGAAACCATCCTTTACAGAGATGAACAGCTGAGGGAGGCTCAAGGGTGGATTGCACGTCTCCAGGAGATGGATGCGTTGCAATCAACTACTAATGTCTACTCACTACAAGCTGAATTGCGAGAGCGAACAGAACAATATCACCAGCTTTGGATTGGTTGCCAAAGACAGGTTGGTGACTGTGGATATCAATTCATGAACTGACTTGTGCATTACTTTGCAACCTCAATGTCATTGGGTGGAAGATAGATTATCTGCCATTCATGGCCATCTATCTCTGTTTGGCAGTTAATTTGCTGCTTAACCTCAGTTATTGTTGTGTCTGAGTCAATTTGTTAGTTCATCAGCCGTACTGATTGTATTTCTGTGGGTTATCTATGTTAGTTTGCGGAAATGGAGAGGCTTCATGCTCATACAATACAGCAACTCCAGCTTGAACTGGCAGATGCAAGAGAGAGGAGTGGAACTTACCCTGACGAAACACATACATCCCAAACAAACTCTAAGGATTCTTCTCAGTTTGGACAGAACAATGGAAACCAACTTGATGTCAACGGAAGTATCATGCCAAGTACAAATTCTGGGGGTCTTCCAACTGGAAACTCTGAAAATGTTTCATCCTTTGTCTCAACTGGCAATGCTTCAACTGAGGTAGAATGTGTTCTGTTGTTTATTTATTCTtcctcaccttctctctcttgaaCTTACTTGCAAGTACCAAATTGTAGAGTGCTTTTCTAGCAAACAATCCGTTTTTGACGAATATTAGTATATTTGTTTGAAGATGGATGACAAAGGACCATCCTTTTGTCAGTATTCATTTGGTTCATGGTTTGACGATGTTTCTGAAGTGTGTGGAATTTGGTGATCCACATGCAACACTTGCGTTGTGGTTCGTACTTGTGGCTAACGTTTCCAGGATTGTTCATTATTTTTGGCCCTTTTTCTTAATTTAGCACCAATTAAGGACACCTTAAGAGAGAACTAGATGGTTTGGTAATGTACAACGACAAAAAAGAGTGATACCACTAGGTCCACTACTATAATTCGTGCTAGTGGGAGGggaagacctaaattgacatgaGATTCTAAGCTTGTTAAATTTAAGTGAACATATATCGGGGAAGGCCATAAGCCAATCGTGGGATTCATTCCACCAGGTGATTGGGACATATGAAACATGATTCATGTAGCGGATCAATTGATTGCAACAGAAGTGTGAGgttggtttgtttggtttgtcttTTCTTCTTTGGATCTCTCCTCTGCTTGCTCCATTATTTAATTGTGTATGGGCAGCCTTTATTCCTAGCAAAGCTGTGGTTGCCTGCAGACGAACAGTAAAATCTAATTtctgtacattcttgttataattTAGCCACTTTGCATTACTAGGCCAACCATGTTCATGGTGTTGCAATTTCTCCAACATCCCTGCTTGGAATGCCTACCTACCTTCCCCCTGGACAGGTGACTGCTCTGCATCCATTTGTAATGCATCAACAAGGAGTTCCCCACTCTGTGCCATCACATGTTGGCCATTTTCACTCGGTACCCCTTCAACATTGGCAGAACCAACAGGTACAAGAAAatggattcattttttttgttgtcacaTCTTTCACATAACTCACCGAATTGTCCTAttaagtactctctctctctctctctctctctctctctctctctctctcaggctTCACCAGATGGTTCACAGGTGCCAACTCCGAACCAGTATCCTCCTTCCCAAACTGATCAGAGCTTGTTGAGACCAGATACTAATTATGACTATGAAGTTTCTGCAAATGGGCAAGCTATTCATTCAGAGTATTTGGATATTCATTCCAGCCAGGGAATGGAGCCTGATACAGTGATCAGACCGACAGCTGAGGAAGGACAGGTTATGTCACCGAAACATTATCCCTCAAGATGATGCTTTATGCAATAATTACTTCGTAtgccttttcccattttttatgCACTGAAAGTTGGTTTTCTGGTTTTTGAGCAGGTCGATAAAAGTTACCTGGTAGCCCCGCAACCCCAACAAAGCTTGCAACATATTTCTTCCCAGTTCCATGATGCTTTAAGATTAGACACTCTTTCACAAAATAGTGAAACTAAGGTTTGTCTTTTGGGTATTGATTTAAGGGTCACTGAGTTACATCTTTGTCTGTGCTCAGGTTTTGTTTACTTATGATAATCGTCTATTTGCTTGACTTAAATTGCCAGAAAAATTGACAAATGCTAAGCTAGTCTTGAATTTAAACTGGCACAGGAGAAGAGCATTACCACTTCCACTAATCATGGACTTGAGGGTCAAGGGTTCACTACAGAACAAGAAAGCTCTGCCAACACACCATTGTCTGAAACTTCAATCAATCATGTGGATTTAAGCGAAGCGACAATGAATAATCCCACTGGTGGCTTTTTATCTGAAGCATTTGTCTCATCTGGACCGAAAAATATACCTACAATTGGTACGACATCGGAGATTGTTCTTCTTGACGAAAGATCGTTGTTGGCTTGCGTTGTTCGAACAATACCACCTGGATCCGGTGGTAGAATTAGGATTAGCTCTACGGTGGGTGTACATTAATTCTACCATACTGTATTTTTTATGGCACGTTTGGTTTCGCTGATGATTTTTATCTGTTTCAATTACAGCTTCCAAATAGGCTTGGCAAAATGCTTGCACCTCTTCATTGGCATGATTACAAGAGAAAGTATGGAAAACTTGATGACTTTGTGGCTGGTCATCCTGAAGTAAGTTCTATTACTCATCATGCTTTCTTTTGTTAAgctactcttttattttttgtggggggTTTATCACAAATGCAAATTGCTATCCGAGAATCTCATTGTTGTATTTCAGTTGTTCTTAATTGAAGGGGACTTCATACAACTTAGAGAGGGTGCACAAGAAATCATAGCCGCGACAGCAGCTGTTGCCAAAATTGCAGCAGCAGCTAAAACTGTATCTCCTCCTTACGCCTCACTGTTGCCATCTGTTGCTGTTACTCCCATGGCACAATCTCATCGACCGAAGAGGGTCCCATCTATCGATTCCAACTCTGTGAGGTCTGCCGCTGACAATCCTTTGCAGCTCTCAGTTCCCAATCAACATTCCAACGGTGTTAGTCTAAATGCTGGAAGTATCTCAAATGTTAGAATTTTGAGCAAACCAAAAGATCAGCTGGACTTGAATGGCAATGAAAGTAGGCTTGGCCAGTCATCTATGCTTATGGCAGTTGGAAACGGAGCAAATCATGATAGGTCAGGTTTGGGCAGTTCTGTGAGCAAGGGATCATCTCATGCTAGACCTAGTGCTAACCTTGTTGGGAAGCAGCAGGGAAGGTATTGATCCTAGTTCTTAAAAAGCTGCTGTGCGGTCATTGTATGTTCGTCAAGTTATTTGCCATAACAtctgatgatttttttttggttgtatgCAACAGGGCTACTGCGGTAGCATCAAACTCAAGAAGATAGTAAGTTCCCTTGATGTTGATGTTGATTACGTAATGAATGTGTTGTATGGAAATATTTCAGCCTTTGGCAGTTCATTTGTATTGATGTATTTGTTCTCTTTCCTATAAAATTGTGTTCTAAAGCTGATAAATGAGCCAAGCTACTCTTGTTCAGCTCGTTAACGAGCTTATTTGAGATTGGTTTGTTAGCTAACCAAACCAAgcttgtacatttttttttttaaagtttgttaatctttcaaatcaagcttgGACAATCCACTGCTCAGCTTGTTCAGCTCGTTTAACGAGCTTATTTGAGATTGGTTTGTTAGCTAACCAAACCAAccttgtacattttttttttaagtttgttaatctttcaaatcaagcttgGACAATCCACTGCTCAGCTTGTTCATCTGGTTGATCAGCCCTACTTCCTCTTCTCCCTTTGTGATTGACTAGTCCTTGGAAAGCCCGTAATAATGGGAGCTAGAATGCCTAACGATGCCTAATTTTTATCTATGACAAGTACTTACCACCATCCTTTCAAGGACTAGTTATCTGTTGGATTGTTTTATGCCATTAATGAATTTGTGATCACATGCTCAGTGTAGTAACAAGTGAATAGTATTGAAGAACTTAATTCATGGTTCTCTAGGGCATCCTAGGAAAAAGATAACAAAGAGATCTTTGTTCGACACAGTCTTGGCTATTATGTAACGAATTTTGGTCGACATTGTATAGTATTTGAGTCCCCTTTCTACATCGTCGTACTCTTGCAATGCTGCTGCATAGTACAAAGCTATGCATTAAAGCATTCATGGAGTACTTGTTTGTTTTTGGGATTAGCATTTTTTGTGTTCCATGTCTACTTTCTTTGTCCTTTCTTTTAGTGGTTGTAATTCTTTCACTTGTTTGGTTTGGCAGGATACAATTTGGACATCGGCATCTTTGGTTGAATGAATGTGCACCAATGTGCCAGATGAAGGGGACTATGACAGGATGTGAGGGAGAATCCCTTGACTATAAAAGTGATTCAAAGTCTTTTTCGCTCACTTTTGATTATAATCTTCATAGTTGCCCCCCTCCCCTTCTCCCCTCCTTTTGTTTCCCGCTGGGGACTGTTTATTCCTGCACGAGTTGGTACACTCCGAACATTACATCCAAACGACTGCCCGCTGTGACATTCATGTGCACAATTGCATCTGGCAGCTGCCTTATGTTTTCAGATTCCTAATTATTGGGCAGCAGTGATTTTTCCTGAATTGGCTgaacttttcctttcttttattaAATACTTATCATTCTTGTTAGTGAGCCATTGCAATGCAGCTACGCTGTTGCAAGGttattttgtattttccttGAATTGAGTAGTGTTCTCATGTCAATTCCTCACGAACCTGTCAAATTATATGGCACAAAGTTGGTAACTTGCTGAAAGGTAGTGCAAGGTCCAGCTAACCTGTCACTGGAGGTTATCTTTGATCTTTTGGTTGGGCGGCCTTATGGTTAGGGCAACTAGCTTGAGCCCGAGTCATGTATAATGTGATGCTTTGAATGGTCGCATATTGCTCTTTCAAAGGGTGGCGATTGTGTCCGTCTGTATAATTGGCAACCTGATTCCTTATCTGTTACCCGAGTTGCTAAACTTTGATTTTGCGTACAAGTAAACATCTGCTATTGATAATTAGTCGATGTAGTTATTTGTGCTTTTTTCTGTGAGCATAGCTGGAGATTTGGAAAATTTCAGCTTTCCATGAAGGATAGATTGGTATTCGACTTTGAGATCTGATTGTCTTTTAGGATTGAAGGCCATGGTCTCCTAAAGAGAGTACTCCAACTGTTAACAGTAACCTTTGTTGTGGGAGATCAAAGGGTTGGCTCAGTGGACTATGCCTGGGACTTAGGAGTTTACATCCTCTTAAGATTTTGCATTTGAAACCTAtcaggtgctatcaatttcTCTGGGACGAAGTCCATATGTAGTTTAACTCTCGCTTTAATTGAGCTCTCTGCAAGAGAGCGGTGGGATTGGGTCCCTTggattagtcaaggtgtgcGTAAGTTGGCCCAGATACCTGGGGGAAAAACTTGTGGTGTGGGGGAAATGCAGATGTAGATCACGAGGCACAACTCTTCCATTCCAACTGATCAAGATTGAACTTTCCTTTCTAGTGCCACAGAAAGAAAACGAGACCAATTGAAACCATGATATAATATATAGGATAACTGGCTTTTTTTTAACAGTTTTTCTCACGTTCTTCTGGGGACATGACGGTCAACTTCTTCTAACTTAAACCTTGGCAACTGGTAATAAAAAGGTTCAAAAACCTTGGCAAGTCTATGCTTCAAACCTTTGGCCAATGTTACAAAGGGATTTACTCTCTTAAGGTCTCATGTTTGAAACTTTATTTggtgctatcaacttttttgAGACTAGTCCATATAGAGCTTTGGCTTTAAATGGGGTTTTGCTAGTGGTTGTTGGGATTGGTCTTCCACGATTAGTTGAGGTTCGAATAATCTAGTCCGAACACCTCTTTattaaaaacaaagaaaaacctTTGGCCAACATGCCACTGTCATGGACTCCGTCCATCACCATATTTTGTAATTGAATCCAAACAATACTATTTTCTTATCTTCTACTAACCGAAACTGCTCTCACAAGGATATGAaccaaaatattaattttgtaacTGAATCCAACGAATTCGAATGGTACTGCTTATCTCTAGTAACAGAAACTGCAATGCTTCTAAGGATGCTTGGAGAGTTTCCAAAATCTACGAGTCTATAATACCCTAGGAGACAAACCTATTGACAGTATACTATATACATCTTAGAGATGCGAATCCCTTTCCCCAATGAGACGTCCAGAAGCAGAGTTCCCTCCTTGACTTCCACCAGAACCAGTCTCAAAGAAATCTTG carries:
- the LOC131319857 gene encoding uncharacterized protein LOC131319857 isoform X2; this translates as MEAAAASVAAAARGVSLPMPSSQPSRKEWRIVSEQSVRNLTNEDLERSKLGQSDERTIYEQGREPADVDFCSITIDGSSENDVLQHRLHNVARQREELQHMEMELRAQMIARSEMIQMQNSFDAQIKEQSNSNVKLQEQLHEMEQKIREMERKMEEKDRELHAIKLDTEAAWAKEDLLREQSKELQTFRRERDNSEAEKAQHVKQIHDFQEHIQEKERQFLELQEQHRVAQETILYRDEQLREAQGWIARLQEMDALQSTTNVYSLQAELRERTEQYHQLWIGCQRQFAEMERLHAHTIQQLQLELADARERSGTYPDETHTSQTNSKDSSQFGQNNGNQLDVNGSIMPSTNSGGLPTGNSENVSSFVSTGNASTEANHVHGVAISPTSLLGMPTYLPPGQVTALHPFVMHQQGVPHSVPSHVGHFHSVPLQHWQNQQASPDGSQVPTPNQYPPSQTDQSLLRPDTNYDYEVSANGQAIHSEYLDIHSSQGMEPDTVIRPTAEEGQVDKSYLVAPQPQQSLQHISSQFHDALRLDTLSQNSETKEKSITTSTNHGLEGQGFTTEQESSANTPLSETSINHVDLSEATMNNPTGGFLSEAFVSSGPKNIPTIGTTSEIVLLDERSLLACVVRTIPPGSGGRIRISSTLPNRLGKMLAPLHWHDYKRKYGKLDDFVAGHPELFLIEGDFIQLREGAQEIIAATAAVAKIAAAAKTVSPPYASLLPSVAVTPMAQSHRPKRVPSIDSNSVRSAADNPLQLSVPNQHSNGVSLNAGSISNVRILSKPKDQLDLNGNESRLGQSSMLMAVGNGANHDRSGLGSSVSKGSSHARPSANLVGKQQGRATAVASNSRR
- the LOC131319857 gene encoding uncharacterized protein LOC131319857 isoform X1, whose translation is MEAAAASVAAAARGVSLPMPSSQPSRKEWRIVSEQSVRNLTNEDLERSKLGQSDERTIYEVQQGREPADVDFCSITIDGSSENDVLQHRLHNVARQREELQHMEMELRAQMIARSEMIQMQNSFDAQIKEQSNSNVKLQEQLHEMEQKIREMERKMEEKDRELHAIKLDTEAAWAKEDLLREQSKELQTFRRERDNSEAEKAQHVKQIHDFQEHIQEKERQFLELQEQHRVAQETILYRDEQLREAQGWIARLQEMDALQSTTNVYSLQAELRERTEQYHQLWIGCQRQFAEMERLHAHTIQQLQLELADARERSGTYPDETHTSQTNSKDSSQFGQNNGNQLDVNGSIMPSTNSGGLPTGNSENVSSFVSTGNASTEANHVHGVAISPTSLLGMPTYLPPGQVTALHPFVMHQQGVPHSVPSHVGHFHSVPLQHWQNQQASPDGSQVPTPNQYPPSQTDQSLLRPDTNYDYEVSANGQAIHSEYLDIHSSQGMEPDTVIRPTAEEGQVDKSYLVAPQPQQSLQHISSQFHDALRLDTLSQNSETKEKSITTSTNHGLEGQGFTTEQESSANTPLSETSINHVDLSEATMNNPTGGFLSEAFVSSGPKNIPTIGTTSEIVLLDERSLLACVVRTIPPGSGGRIRISSTLPNRLGKMLAPLHWHDYKRKYGKLDDFVAGHPELFLIEGDFIQLREGAQEIIAATAAVAKIAAAAKTVSPPYASLLPSVAVTPMAQSHRPKRVPSIDSNSVRSAADNPLQLSVPNQHSNGVSLNAGSISNVRILSKPKDQLDLNGNESRLGQSSMLMAVGNGANHDRSGLGSSVSKGSSHARPSANLVGKQQGRATAVASNSRR
- the LOC131319857 gene encoding uncharacterized protein LOC131319857 isoform X3, with translation MEAAAASVAAAARGVSLPMPSSQPSRKEWRIVSEQSVRNLTNEQGREPADVDFCSITIDGSSENDVLQHRLHNVARQREELQHMEMELRAQMIARSEMIQMQNSFDAQIKEQSNSNVKLQEQLHEMEQKIREMERKMEEKDRELHAIKLDTEAAWAKEDLLREQSKELQTFRRERDNSEAEKAQHVKQIHDFQEHIQEKERQFLELQEQHRVAQETILYRDEQLREAQGWIARLQEMDALQSTTNVYSLQAELRERTEQYHQLWIGCQRQFAEMERLHAHTIQQLQLELADARERSGTYPDETHTSQTNSKDSSQFGQNNGNQLDVNGSIMPSTNSGGLPTGNSENVSSFVSTGNASTEANHVHGVAISPTSLLGMPTYLPPGQVTALHPFVMHQQGVPHSVPSHVGHFHSVPLQHWQNQQASPDGSQVPTPNQYPPSQTDQSLLRPDTNYDYEVSANGQAIHSEYLDIHSSQGMEPDTVIRPTAEEGQVDKSYLVAPQPQQSLQHISSQFHDALRLDTLSQNSETKEKSITTSTNHGLEGQGFTTEQESSANTPLSETSINHVDLSEATMNNPTGGFLSEAFVSSGPKNIPTIGTTSEIVLLDERSLLACVVRTIPPGSGGRIRISSTLPNRLGKMLAPLHWHDYKRKYGKLDDFVAGHPELFLIEGDFIQLREGAQEIIAATAAVAKIAAAAKTVSPPYASLLPSVAVTPMAQSHRPKRVPSIDSNSVRSAADNPLQLSVPNQHSNGVSLNAGSISNVRILSKPKDQLDLNGNESRLGQSSMLMAVGNGANHDRSGLGSSVSKGSSHARPSANLVGKQQGRATAVASNSRR